In Serratia sp. FDAARGOS_506, a genomic segment contains:
- a CDS encoding acyl carrier protein gives MLNRDAVMDYILTCLQGIVEGGVEIKPDSDLVNDLGLESIRVLDLLMMLEDELDISIPINILLDVRTPEQLLDALRPYLEKSHGTV, from the coding sequence ATGCTAAATCGCGATGCTGTAATGGATTATATCCTGACGTGTTTGCAAGGTATCGTCGAAGGCGGAGTAGAAATAAAACCTGATAGCGATCTCGTCAATGATCTTGGCCTGGAATCCATCAGAGTATTGGATCTGCTGATGATGCTGGAAGATGAATTAGATATCTCCATTCCTATCAATATATTGCTTGATGTCAGAACGCCTGAGCAACTGCTTGACGCGCTGCGCCCTTATCTGGAGAAAAGCCATGGGACTGTATGA
- a CDS encoding lipopolysaccharide biosynthesis protein, with product MKRWFSDGAFRSILRNAAYLGSGSVASALLGLLALSCAGKGMSPEMFGVLVVIQAYTKAVSDFIKFQTWQFVVQFGTPALEHQNTGRFRDVVAFSFGLDIASGIIAVLGGMIMLPFLSHALGLDSESFWLAMLYCTLIPSMTSSTPTGVLRAFNRFDLIAIQQAIKPFLQAVGSVISYYFDLGFPGFIVTWYASNLIGGTLFWWFTARELRRRDIHGALKPRLFNVARRIEGAWNFVWTTNIAHTIWAARNSCTTVLVGVVLGPAAAGLFKIAMTFFDATGTPAKLLEKSFYPEIMRLDPRTKTPWLLGLRSSLLAGGIGLAVAVLMLLVGKPLISAVFGQQYLEAYDLIQIMLGAIIVSMMGFPQESLLFMAGKQRAFLIAQATASAAYIALLVSMAYAFGVQGAAFAYLLGQCLDVLLSLIPTIGAYRNRFMLGLNVPKESN from the coding sequence ATGAAACGGTGGTTTTCCGATGGCGCGTTTCGTTCCATTCTACGTAATGCCGCCTACTTAGGCTCGGGTAGCGTGGCCAGCGCGCTGCTCGGCCTGCTGGCGCTCTCCTGCGCCGGTAAAGGCATGTCGCCTGAAATGTTCGGCGTGCTGGTGGTGATCCAGGCTTATACCAAAGCGGTCAGCGATTTCATCAAATTCCAGACCTGGCAGTTTGTGGTGCAGTTCGGCACCCCGGCGCTGGAACATCAAAACACCGGGCGCTTCCGCGACGTGGTCGCCTTCTCCTTCGGCCTGGATATCGCCAGCGGCATCATCGCCGTGCTGGGCGGCATGATCATGCTGCCGTTCTTGTCCCATGCCCTGGGGCTGGACAGCGAAAGCTTCTGGCTCGCCATGCTGTACTGCACCCTGATCCCATCGATGACCTCATCCACGCCGACCGGCGTGCTGCGCGCCTTCAACCGCTTCGATCTCATCGCCATCCAGCAGGCGATCAAACCGTTCCTGCAGGCGGTGGGCAGCGTCATCTCCTATTATTTCGATCTGGGATTCCCCGGCTTCATCGTCACCTGGTACGCCTCTAACCTGATCGGCGGCACGCTGTTTTGGTGGTTCACCGCGCGCGAGCTGCGCCGCCGCGATATCCACGGCGCGCTGAAGCCACGGCTGTTCAACGTCGCACGCCGCATCGAGGGCGCCTGGAACTTCGTTTGGACCACCAACATCGCCCATACCATCTGGGCCGCGCGCAACTCCTGCACCACCGTGCTGGTGGGCGTGGTGCTCGGGCCGGCCGCCGCCGGGCTGTTCAAGATCGCCATGACCTTCTTCGATGCGACGGGTACTCCGGCCAAACTGCTGGAGAAGAGCTTCTATCCCGAGATCATGCGCCTGGATCCGCGCACCAAGACCCCGTGGCTGCTGGGTCTGCGTTCTTCGCTGCTTGCCGGCGGCATCGGCCTCGCCGTCGCGGTGCTGATGCTGCTGGTCGGCAAGCCGCTCATTTCCGCGGTCTTCGGGCAACAATACCTGGAAGCCTATGATCTGATTCAAATCATGCTGGGTGCGATCATCGTCTCCATGATGGGCTTCCCGCAGGAATCCTTACTGTTTATGGCGGGCAAGCAACGCGCCTTCCTGATCGCGCAGGCGACGGCCTCGGCGGCCTACATTGCGCTGCTGGTGTCGATGGCATATGCCTTCGGCGTGCAAGGCGCCGCCTTCGCTTATTTACTGGGGCAATGTTTAGACGTTCTGTTATCCCTGATACCGACGATCGGCGCCTACCGCAATCGCTTTATGTTGGGGCTGAATGTGCCCAAAGAGAGTAATTAA
- a CDS encoding fatty acyl-AMP ligase: MSETSSVHSLPMRYADFPTLVDALDYAALGNTGMNFYDRRNQLVTVLEYRTLQQKAIAGARRLLSLKLKKGDRVALIAETSAGFVEAFFACQYAGLVAVPLAIPMGVGQRDSYTTKLKGLIASCNPAAIISSEEWTPLIASATEKAPSLHILSDADFNALPEPEITLPAPSPDDIAYLQYTSGSTRFPRGVIITQRAAMANLNAISHDGIKLRAGDRCVSWLPFYHDMGLVGFLLTPVATQLSVDYLRTQDFAMRPMQWLKLIAKNRGTVSVAPPFGYDLCLRRSNARELADLDLSSWRVAGVGAEPIPAELLSQFGEHFSSINFDSKAFMPCYGLAENTLAVSFSDPCSGPQTNAVDRDILEYEGKAVAPGKKTRAISTFVNCGRALPGHRIEIRSETGQPLPERQVGHITISGPSLMNGYFCDDESQQQIQVTGWMDTGDLGYLLDGYLYVTGRKKDLIIIRGRNIWPQDIEYVAESEPEIRSGDAIAFVTEEHDEAARIILQIQCRVSSEERREQIVHSLSARIQSEFGIAVDIELLPPHSIPRTSSGKPARAEAKKRWLSASLYPQMPQLAGFAQ, from the coding sequence ATGTCTGAAACAAGTTCCGTTCATTCTCTTCCCATGCGTTATGCAGACTTCCCCACTTTAGTGGACGCTTTGGATTATGCGGCGCTGGGCAATACGGGAATGAATTTTTATGACCGTCGCAATCAACTTGTGACCGTGCTCGAATACCGCACGCTGCAGCAAAAAGCGATCGCGGGCGCGCGGCGTTTATTGTCCCTGAAACTCAAGAAAGGCGATCGCGTGGCGCTTATCGCCGAAACCAGCGCGGGATTCGTCGAAGCCTTTTTCGCCTGCCAATATGCCGGCCTGGTGGCGGTGCCATTGGCGATCCCGATGGGCGTGGGCCAACGCGACTCTTACACCACCAAGCTGAAAGGGCTGATCGCCAGCTGTAACCCCGCGGCGATCATCAGTAGCGAAGAGTGGACGCCGCTGATTGCCTCGGCCACGGAAAAGGCACCGTCGTTGCACATCCTCAGCGATGCGGACTTTAACGCGTTGCCAGAGCCGGAGATCACGCTGCCGGCGCCTTCGCCCGACGATATCGCCTATCTCCAATACACCTCGGGCAGTACCCGCTTTCCGCGCGGCGTGATCATCACCCAGCGGGCGGCCATGGCGAACCTGAACGCGATCAGCCACGACGGGATCAAGCTGCGCGCGGGTGACCGCTGCGTCTCCTGGCTGCCCTTCTATCACGATATGGGCCTGGTCGGTTTCCTGCTGACCCCGGTGGCGACCCAACTGTCCGTCGACTATCTGCGCACGCAAGATTTCGCCATGCGCCCGATGCAGTGGCTGAAACTGATCGCCAAGAACCGCGGCACGGTCTCCGTCGCCCCGCCGTTCGGCTACGACCTGTGTCTGCGCCGCAGCAACGCCAGAGAGCTGGCCGATCTGGATCTCTCCAGCTGGCGGGTCGCGGGCGTGGGCGCCGAGCCTATTCCGGCCGAGTTGCTCAGCCAGTTTGGCGAACACTTCAGCAGCATCAACTTCGACAGCAAAGCCTTCATGCCCTGCTACGGCCTGGCCGAGAACACCCTGGCGGTGAGCTTTTCCGATCCTTGCTCCGGCCCGCAAACCAACGCGGTCGACCGCGATATTTTAGAGTACGAAGGTAAAGCGGTCGCGCCCGGCAAGAAGACCCGCGCCATCTCGACCTTCGTCAACTGCGGCAGAGCGCTGCCCGGCCACCGCATCGAGATCCGCAGCGAAACCGGGCAACCGCTGCCGGAACGCCAGGTCGGCCATATCACGATTTCCGGCCCCAGCCTGATGAACGGCTATTTCTGCGACGATGAATCCCAGCAGCAGATCCAGGTAACCGGCTGGATGGACACCGGCGATCTCGGCTACCTGTTGGACGGCTATCTGTACGTCACCGGCCGCAAGAAGGATTTGATCATCATTCGCGGCCGCAACATCTGGCCGCAGGATATCGAGTACGTCGCGGAATCCGAACCGGAAATCCGTTCCGGCGATGCGATTGCCTTCGTGACCGAAGAGCACGACGAAGCGGCCAGGATTATTTTGCAAATCCAGTGCCGAGTCAGCTCGGAAGAACGTCGGGAGCAAATCGTGCATTCGCTGAGCGCGCGCATTCAAAGCGAGTTCGGCATCGCGGTGGACATCGAGCTGCTGCCGCCGCACAGCATTCCCCGCACGTCGTCGGGCAAACCCGCCCGCGCCGAGGCCAAAAAACGCTGGCTGAGTGCTTCGCTCTATCCGCAAATGCCGCAGCTGGCCGGTTTCGCGCAATGA
- a CDS encoding diacylglycerol kinase, translating to MLMRADGMPGTKKKGINRLTYSIRNSWAGVIDAVLTEDAFRQLLVINAILLVVTFTLDITKMERLLLIACSFLLLVVELLNTAIETVVDRISLELHPLSKRAKDLGGAAQLVAVVLTIVVWATLLLGG from the coding sequence ATGTTGATGAGAGCAGATGGCATGCCTGGAACAAAGAAAAAGGGAATAAATCGATTAACATACAGCATAAGGAACTCATGGGCGGGTGTTATTGACGCCGTGCTTACCGAAGATGCGTTTCGCCAATTATTGGTTATTAACGCCATTTTACTGGTTGTTACATTTACTTTAGATATTACAAAAATGGAACGGCTGTTATTAATCGCCTGCAGCTTCCTGCTATTGGTCGTGGAACTGCTTAATACGGCGATTGAAACCGTGGTCGATCGCATTTCGCTGGAATTACATCCGTTATCCAAACGTGCCAAAGATCTGGGTGGCGCAGCGCAGCTGGTGGCGGTGGTGCTGACCATCGTTGTTTGGGCAACGCTGCTGCTGGGAGGATAA
- a CDS encoding LysR family transcriptional regulator, which produces MPVNFDLNDLYAFRALVEYGNFRLAAESICLSQSALSRRIEKLENALGIKLFDRTTRRVTLTLYGQAFAERSEQLLMNVEAVMADIDKVSQERVGLVTVATVPSAAYYFMPDVIRRFRLRYPRVRVKLIDGSAGNVIEAVTGGQADFGICFAGRLQPNLEFVPLVGDVYVAACRRDHPLAAKKSLTWRQFYQQDYVSLDKTSGNRNLLDQRLEHIAPERPSVCETRHVTTMLGMVEAGVGIAAVPAMSMPASEHSVLTSVPLVEPVVKRTVGLIRRGGRMQSFVAAELEKLITEQYHSA; this is translated from the coding sequence ATGCCCGTGAATTTTGATCTCAACGATCTCTATGCGTTTCGCGCGCTCGTGGAGTACGGCAATTTTCGGCTGGCCGCAGAGTCCATCTGCCTGTCGCAGTCGGCATTGAGCCGCAGAATTGAGAAGCTGGAAAATGCGCTGGGCATCAAACTTTTCGATCGCACCACCCGGCGCGTGACCTTGACGCTGTACGGGCAGGCCTTCGCCGAGCGTTCGGAGCAGTTGCTGATGAACGTCGAAGCGGTGATGGCCGATATCGATAAGGTCAGCCAGGAACGGGTGGGGCTGGTCACCGTCGCCACGGTGCCGTCGGCGGCCTACTATTTCATGCCCGACGTGATACGGCGTTTCCGGCTTCGCTATCCGCGCGTGCGCGTTAAGCTGATCGACGGCAGCGCAGGCAATGTCATTGAGGCGGTCACTGGCGGTCAGGCCGATTTCGGCATCTGCTTCGCCGGGCGGCTGCAGCCTAATCTTGAGTTTGTGCCGTTGGTGGGGGACGTCTACGTAGCCGCCTGCCGGCGCGACCATCCGCTCGCCGCTAAAAAAAGCCTCACCTGGCGGCAATTTTATCAGCAGGATTACGTGTCGCTGGATAAAACCTCCGGCAATCGCAATCTGCTCGACCAGCGCCTGGAACACATCGCGCCGGAACGCCCTAGCGTGTGTGAAACTCGCCATGTGACGACCATGCTCGGCATGGTTGAGGCGGGCGTCGGCATTGCCGCCGTGCCCGCCATGTCGATGCCCGCCTCAGAGCATTCGGTGTTGACGTCGGTGCCGTTGGTCGAGCCGGTGGTGAAACGTACCGTAGGCCTTATCAGACGTGGCGGCCGCATGCAGTCTTTCGTCGCCGCCGAGCTGGAAAAGCTGATTACTGAACAGTATCACTCTGCCTGA
- a CDS encoding aminotransferase class I/II-fold pyridoxal phosphate-dependent enzyme has protein sequence MGLYDKFARLANDREQFQTSGLNPFGTCIDEVYSATQGRIGDQKIVLAGTNNYLGLTFDAQAIAAGQTALAALGTGTTGSRMANGSYGSHLTLERELAEFFDRPSAIVFSTGYTANLGVISTLAGPGSVVLIDADSHASIYDACALGGAEIIRFRHNDAADLERRMVRLGERAREAIIIVEGIYSMLGDVAPLVEIVDIKRRLGGYLLVDEAHSFGVMGEHGRGLAEALGVEQDVDIILGTFSKSLASIGGFAVGGKGMDVLRYSSRPYIFTASPSPSSIASVRTALQKIARHPELREKLWSNAHRLYHGLAELGYTLGPRISPVVPVMIGSKEEGLRFWRELIAHGVYVNLVLPPAAPAGVTLLRCSVNAAHSDEEIDTIVRAFAALKK, from the coding sequence ATGGGACTGTATGATAAGTTTGCGCGGCTCGCCAATGACCGCGAACAATTTCAAACGTCCGGTCTGAATCCGTTCGGCACCTGTATCGACGAAGTGTATTCCGCCACCCAAGGCCGCATCGGCGATCAAAAGATTGTCCTCGCCGGCACCAATAACTACCTTGGCCTGACGTTTGATGCGCAGGCGATCGCCGCCGGCCAAACGGCCCTGGCCGCTCTCGGCACCGGCACCACCGGCTCACGCATGGCGAACGGCAGCTACGGTTCGCACCTAACGCTGGAACGGGAGCTGGCGGAATTCTTCGATCGCCCCAGCGCCATCGTGTTCTCCACCGGTTATACCGCCAACCTGGGCGTCATCAGCACCTTGGCGGGGCCGGGGTCCGTGGTCTTGATCGACGCGGACAGCCACGCGAGCATTTACGACGCCTGCGCCTTGGGCGGCGCGGAGATTATTCGCTTCCGCCACAACGACGCCGCCGATCTGGAGCGCCGTATGGTGCGCTTGGGCGAGCGCGCGCGCGAGGCGATCATTATCGTGGAAGGTATCTACAGCATGCTGGGTGACGTCGCCCCGCTGGTGGAAATCGTCGACATCAAGCGGCGCCTCGGCGGATATCTGCTGGTCGACGAAGCACACTCCTTCGGCGTGATGGGCGAACATGGCCGCGGTCTGGCCGAAGCGCTGGGCGTTGAGCAAGACGTGGATATCATTCTGGGCACCTTCAGCAAAAGCCTGGCCTCAATCGGCGGCTTCGCCGTCGGTGGCAAGGGGATGGACGTGCTGCGCTACAGCAGCCGGCCGTATATCTTTACCGCTTCGCCGTCGCCATCCAGCATCGCGTCGGTACGCACGGCGCTGCAAAAAATCGCGCGCCATCCCGAGCTGCGGGAAAAATTGTGGAGCAACGCGCACCGCCTGTACCACGGCCTCGCCGAGCTGGGATATACCCTGGGGCCACGCATCAGCCCGGTAGTGCCGGTAATGATCGGTTCGAAGGAAGAAGGGCTGCGTTTCTGGCGCGAACTGATCGCCCATGGCGTGTATGTGAATCTGGTGCTGCCACCGGCCGCGCCGGCTGGCGTTACCCTGCTGCGCTGCAGCGTCAATGCCGCGCACAGCGATGAAGAGATCGACACTATCGTGCGCGCCTTTGCTGCGCTGAAAAAATAG
- a CDS encoding thymidylate kinase, which translates to MSAKFPPLIAVIGSDGSGKSTVCEHLIKYVKHYGPAVQVHLGKQAGNVGRAAAKLPLLGRSVGKAIESNTKKVKTKKSRIGLLPSAVIIAFVGRRLLRFRRMLAFRRQGFIVLTDRFPQAQIPGAYDGTVFPVDVEGSRFVRWLAARERAAFQWMAEQKPDLVLKLNVSLDVACARKPDHRKASLEKKIAVTPLLTFEGADIVDLDADRPIEEVLSAAEKAIEEFMVAQGYRYSVSEASTAAH; encoded by the coding sequence ATGAGTGCAAAATTTCCGCCGTTGATTGCGGTTATTGGCAGCGACGGATCGGGTAAGTCCACCGTTTGTGAACATCTGATCAAATATGTGAAACATTATGGCCCGGCGGTACAGGTGCATCTGGGTAAACAGGCGGGCAATGTCGGGCGCGCGGCGGCGAAATTGCCGCTGCTCGGGCGATCGGTAGGCAAGGCTATCGAGAGCAACACCAAAAAAGTCAAAACGAAAAAATCCCGGATTGGCCTGTTGCCGTCGGCGGTAATCATCGCTTTTGTGGGGCGGCGGCTGCTGCGGTTTCGTCGCATGCTGGCGTTTCGTCGGCAAGGCTTCATTGTGTTGACTGACCGTTTTCCGCAGGCCCAAATCCCCGGCGCTTATGACGGCACGGTATTTCCCGTCGACGTTGAAGGGAGCCGTTTTGTCCGTTGGCTGGCGGCGCGGGAACGGGCGGCATTCCAATGGATGGCGGAGCAAAAACCGGATCTGGTTCTCAAGCTGAATGTCAGTCTGGACGTGGCCTGCGCGCGCAAACCCGATCACCGCAAAGCGTCGCTGGAAAAGAAGATCGCCGTCACGCCGTTATTGACGTTTGAAGGCGCCGACATCGTGGATCTTGATGCCGATCGGCCGATCGAAGAAGTGCTTTCGGCGGCGGAAAAAGCCATCGAGGAATTTATGGTGGCTCAGGGATATCGTTATTCAGTTAGTGAGGCATCAACCGCTGCGCACTAA
- a CDS encoding N-acetyltransferase — translation MIRIEKVLDKRELKEFIAFPSSLFRDDPNWIEPLYLEREEHLSKKNPGTDHIEWQAWVAKKQGKVVGRITAQIDSLHRELHGEDTGHFGMIDAIDDPAVFSALFTAAEEWLRSKGARKITGPFSLNINQESGLLVEGFDTPPSALMTHAKPYYAPQIVQQGYTEGIDLLAYWMKRTDLHFSPSLTRMMDQVRKKVTVRRLNRKRFREEMQVLREVFNSGWQHNWGFVPFTEHEFATMGDQLKFLVPDDMIHIAEVDGAPCAFIVGLPNINEAIADLQGRLLPFGWAKLLWRLKVSGVRTARVPLMGVRQEYQFSRIGPIIALLLIEALREPFAKRNIDALEMSWILETNTGMRTILERIGAVPYKRYRLYEKTL, via the coding sequence ATGATCCGCATTGAGAAAGTTCTGGATAAACGCGAGCTTAAAGAATTTATTGCTTTCCCTTCGTCACTGTTTCGCGATGATCCGAACTGGATTGAGCCGCTGTATTTAGAGCGCGAAGAGCACCTGTCAAAGAAGAATCCGGGCACCGACCATATCGAATGGCAGGCGTGGGTGGCCAAAAAGCAGGGAAAGGTCGTTGGGCGCATCACTGCGCAAATTGATTCTCTGCACCGTGAGCTGCATGGCGAGGATACCGGCCACTTCGGCATGATTGACGCTATTGACGATCCCGCCGTATTCAGCGCGTTGTTCACGGCCGCAGAGGAGTGGCTGAGGTCGAAAGGCGCGCGCAAAATCACCGGGCCGTTCAGCCTCAATATCAATCAGGAAAGCGGCCTGTTGGTCGAGGGATTCGACACCCCGCCGTCGGCCCTGATGACGCACGCCAAGCCTTACTACGCGCCCCAGATAGTGCAGCAGGGTTACACCGAAGGCATTGATTTGCTTGCCTATTGGATGAAAAGAACCGACCTGCATTTCTCGCCTTCGTTAACCCGGATGATGGATCAGGTACGCAAGAAGGTGACCGTTCGCCGCCTCAACCGTAAGCGCTTTCGCGAGGAGATGCAGGTGCTGCGAGAGGTGTTCAACTCTGGGTGGCAGCATAACTGGGGGTTTGTCCCGTTCACCGAGCACGAGTTCGCCACCATGGGGGATCAGCTGAAGTTCCTGGTGCCCGACGATATGATCCATATCGCCGAGGTGGATGGCGCCCCCTGCGCCTTTATCGTCGGCTTGCCGAACATTAACGAAGCGATTGCCGATCTGCAGGGGCGATTATTGCCCTTCGGCTGGGCGAAGCTATTGTGGCGGCTGAAAGTCAGCGGCGTGCGCACCGCGCGCGTGCCGTTGATGGGCGTGCGCCAGGAATATCAATTCAGCCGCATCGGGCCCATTATTGCGCTGTTGCTGATTGAGGCGCTGCGCGAGCCGTTTGCCAAGCGCAATATCGACGCGCTGGAAATGTCGTGGATCCTGGAAACCAATACCGGCATGCGGACGATTTTAGAACGCATCGGGGCGGTTCCTTATAAGCGCTACCGTTTGTACGAGAAAACGCTTTAA
- a CDS encoding substrate-binding domain-containing protein, whose translation MQKLTRSILAALVCATFSTAALAKDVTVMISGGFKAALEKLAPEYEAQSGDKIILVSGPSMGKTPQAIPARLARGEKADVVIMVGDALAQLDKGGWTQPGSRVELADSPIGMVVKQGAPKPAIKTDADLRNVLLQADSFAYSDSASGRYVSGQLFQKLGIEEQVKGKAHRVERIPVASEVAQGKYALGFQQVSKLLPVAGVTFIGELPENVQYITRFAGAVTAKAEHRREGKALLDFLASSQAQPTIRATGMRTVPAQQPVRQSDTVQ comes from the coding sequence ATGCAAAAACTCACTCGTTCGATCCTCGCCGCGCTGGTGTGCGCCACTTTCAGTACGGCGGCGCTGGCCAAAGACGTGACAGTGATGATCTCCGGCGGCTTCAAAGCCGCGCTGGAGAAGCTGGCCCCGGAATATGAAGCCCAAAGCGGCGACAAAATCATTCTGGTGTCTGGCCCTTCCATGGGTAAAACGCCGCAGGCAATCCCCGCGCGGCTGGCGCGCGGAGAGAAAGCCGATGTGGTAATCATGGTGGGCGACGCGCTGGCCCAACTGGACAAAGGCGGCTGGACTCAGCCGGGTTCGCGCGTGGAGCTGGCCGATTCGCCGATCGGCATGGTGGTCAAACAGGGCGCGCCCAAACCGGCGATAAAAACGGATGCCGATCTGCGCAATGTTTTGCTGCAAGCCGACTCTTTCGCCTATTCCGACAGCGCCAGCGGCCGCTATGTCAGCGGCCAACTGTTCCAAAAACTGGGCATCGAGGAACAGGTGAAAGGAAAAGCACATAGGGTTGAGCGCATTCCGGTGGCCTCTGAAGTGGCGCAAGGGAAATACGCGCTGGGCTTCCAGCAGGTCAGCAAATTACTGCCCGTGGCGGGCGTCACCTTTATCGGCGAACTGCCGGAAAACGTGCAGTACATCACCCGCTTCGCAGGCGCGGTGACCGCCAAGGCGGAGCACCGCCGCGAGGGCAAAGCGCTGCTGGACTTCCTCGCCTCCTCTCAGGCGCAGCCGACCATTCGCGCGACCGGCATGCGGACCGTGCCGGCGCAGCAGCCGGTCAGGCAGAGTGATACTGTTCAGTAA
- a CDS encoding YtfJ family protein, which translates to MTLRRLLTLALLLSPLAASAHNFVPGRPVTPVAIADRGELLLRNGDFHYRPWNSAKLAGKVRVIQYIAGRTSAKKKNSLLINAVKNANLPGDRFQPTTIVNTDDAIPGSGFFVRGKIEKNKRHYPWAQFIVDSDGLGRMAWQLPEESSTIVVLDKAGRVQWAKDGALTPQEVDLVIALLRTLIARETP; encoded by the coding sequence ATGACGTTACGTCGCTTGCTGACCCTCGCCCTGCTGCTGTCGCCGCTGGCGGCATCAGCGCATAACTTCGTTCCTGGCCGGCCGGTGACGCCAGTCGCTATCGCCGATCGCGGCGAGCTGCTGCTGCGCAACGGCGATTTCCACTACCGGCCGTGGAACAGCGCAAAGCTGGCGGGCAAGGTGCGGGTGATCCAGTACATCGCCGGGCGCACCTCCGCCAAAAAGAAGAACTCGCTGCTGATCAACGCCGTCAAAAACGCGAACCTGCCGGGCGATCGCTTCCAGCCCACCACCATCGTCAACACCGACGATGCGATACCGGGCTCCGGCTTCTTCGTGCGCGGCAAGATCGAGAAAAACAAGCGGCATTACCCCTGGGCGCAGTTTATCGTCGACAGCGACGGGCTGGGGCGCATGGCCTGGCAGCTGCCGGAAGAGAGCTCCACCATCGTGGTGCTGGACAAGGCCGGGCGCGTGCAGTGGGCGAAGGACGGCGCACTCACCCCGCAGGAAGTTGACCTGGTGATCGCCCTGCTGCGTACCCTGATCGCGCGGGAGACGCCATGA
- a CDS encoding NAD(P)-dependent oxidoreductase has translation MSGTVAVTGATGFIGRHIVQELLAQGFSVRALTRRAEKAAADNLQWIPGALEDRSSLTELVRGAECVVHCAGQVRGHAEAVFTRCNVTGSLNLMQAARQNGRCNRFLFMSSLAARHPALSWYAHSKQAAEQQLIAATGDIALGIFRPTAVYGPGDKELKPLFNGLLRGVLPRLGAPEARLSFLHVSDLAKAVSQWLLAHPAQPNIYELCDGVAEGYNWLRLRDIGAAVRRGPVRLVGIPLPLLKAMADISVLWNRLVKQEPMLTRSKIRELTHHDWSANNHALSQQINWFPQVSLERALREGLF, from the coding sequence ATGAGCGGCACCGTCGCAGTGACGGGCGCGACCGGCTTTATCGGCCGGCATATCGTCCAGGAACTGCTGGCGCAAGGATTTAGCGTGCGCGCCCTGACTCGGCGCGCCGAAAAAGCCGCGGCCGACAACCTGCAGTGGATCCCCGGCGCACTGGAAGATCGGTCATCGCTCACCGAACTGGTGCGCGGCGCGGAGTGCGTCGTGCACTGTGCGGGCCAGGTACGCGGGCATGCGGAAGCGGTGTTCACCCGCTGCAACGTGACCGGCAGCCTGAACCTGATGCAGGCGGCCAGACAGAATGGCCGCTGCAATCGTTTCTTGTTCATGTCGTCGCTGGCGGCCCGCCACCCGGCGCTGTCCTGGTACGCCCATTCAAAACAGGCCGCCGAGCAACAATTAATCGCCGCCACGGGCGACATCGCGCTAGGGATTTTCCGCCCGACGGCGGTTTACGGGCCGGGCGATAAAGAGCTGAAACCGCTGTTCAACGGCCTGCTGCGCGGCGTGTTGCCCCGGCTGGGCGCGCCTGAGGCCAGACTCTCTTTCCTGCACGTAAGCGATTTGGCGAAGGCGGTCAGCCAATGGCTACTGGCGCACCCCGCGCAGCCGAATATTTACGAACTGTGCGACGGCGTGGCCGAAGGCTACAACTGGCTGCGCCTGCGGGACATCGGCGCCGCCGTGCGGCGCGGCCCGGTGCGCCTGGTGGGCATTCCGCTGCCGCTGCTGAAAGCCATGGCGGATATCAGCGTGTTGTGGAACCGCCTGGTAAAACAAGAGCCGATGCTGACGCGCAGCAAAATACGCGAGTTAACCCATCACGACTGGTCCGCCAACAATCATGCGCTGTCGCAACAGATTAATTGGTTTCCACAGGTGAGTTTGGAACGCGCGCTGCGTGAAGGGCTGTTTTAA